The Mytilus edulis chromosome 5, xbMytEdul2.2, whole genome shotgun sequence genomic interval aaaacgaggacatagctcataagagcactggtggcagAATGAagtaattgtttttcttttaatgtatccttggtgtaattctgaaaatcttaatatagacttcaattttcctgcagcagatatggcatccttTAAATTGAGTTCGGAGCTAAACTCTATAAGTCAcatcccttggccccactgtgtctgaattgtaatgtgtcacaatatctagttagttctggagtttggcagtttggtaagcatcagagacagtcttgggtaaaattgatcggtatatatagaggatgtgctacatgagaaaggctttttcttatggaagaacaaatcacatcactaacaatcgttattaatgaactgacagcaagttcaaattctaatttttcagtgactgttttacttaattgcacaggtgttgacttcaataagtacttggttatgcatggataaatgattactcacattaataagcacaacttaaaagactgtcaacacgtttagaggactcagttttgcgtagttttctgttttttttaaaggtttttcttttatacaaaaaccctgttttcatatccaaactacaaggaagaaactgagcgcgagatcgtataaaagtgtcaggttgtgaagatacatgtcgatcagtttgatcacatatatggatttctgttgtttctaatttaaagttcccaaagggtgactggggaaacgaaatatggtcacttggtcttcccctgaccggcagtaaaacgaagttgggcgtccgtttggctgtgcgggatgtatcaagttcgcagtcacgtccgatcagaatggggacgttaaatccgatgcctcgtgtaaagggagtgtcacgttctttgcaaGTTAAAAACctttgcatcaactctttgaggggtccgtaggtggcatgttgcaatggaaaatgtctgtcccaatccaatatcccatcattttccagttgcagtctaaattttcccgatcatcatcccgaatggcctctattatgacaaaacctgcctattgtttttattgttagcttgttctcgtcctgaacatgcatgaaatatttgccactggactttaagcaaccaacaatcaatcaatccatctaatttaaagacgcaccaattttgccttttggtgcaagtctcataacaattttgccttctggtgcaagtctcataacatcactgatgattcgcccacggaaagcagaatatgaagagaagttggttttagcatcaccttgtcacacaccaaatctctgcgaaacttcaatagtacttttcccccgaccacttgcatgcatattaattgctctgaggttaaacattgacatacaatgtattttcacacaatatcaactatagtcattatccggaaaaacctcttattcgaaggatttggttaacttttatataaagtcaaaattttattaacaaaaatataacttatttacagaaaatacacgaaagaactactatatgtattcaaatcactcaaaaataaattaacttctcctacaaaatctacataatcacatcgaaactatcaaattgattgtgaatgaaaaaataaatggtggagctgattgacggataggaaatttccgtaattaaaaaagttacaaatgatgtttttatttttgagtttttgacaaaattgtttgaaatttgcccaacaaaatttgcatgcagtatcgcaataatatgttttgtcctctcaaatgtcaaatactgtttttgaatcatatgttttctcgttttcaaagaaaaacgcgttaaatttctatctaaaaaaaacagccaactttaagtttgaaagttttacttggagatgctattatatttatgtctttatcattccgatgatccttgatgatatgtgcatagaaaatatttacgaaaatagcgggaaatttaaccaaaaaatatattttcggattttaaggtaactacccaaaaccgtaaattaaggggtacccccattaaaaggataaaatacaaaaatgtgaccatagaaactttttacgacccggcGGAAATTAAAATacagatattattctatcatttaaaacaatttgcagcatcgtgttattccggaccattaaactcgttaactaagcgtctttttcgatgtcagttgcagtactatatGTGCCacaaaatatatgttgaaaatgaaatagtgaCAAGTATAGAATGCATTGAGCTTCTAAGCATACAGAAAGAAGCCGACACAAAGATGTTTCTTCATGCAAAACACGTAGCTGACAAAGGTTACGATTCCGTTGATATAAAATTGTTTGACACGGATGTGGAAGTATTGGCCTGCTATTTTCAGAATTATATCAGTTCTAATATTATTATTCCAAATGCAGATTAATAAATGTGCAATTATCATCTACTGCCCTCAACAAAAGATGCAATGTTAAAGCACATCAAAAGATGCAATGTTAAAGCACATCAAACGAGCCAACTTTCAGGCAAAGATTTGGAATTCTGCTCTTCAACACAACACTGTTCCATCGCCAAAAAAACATGGTTAGATTGTTAAGGACGATTTGATCAGCATCAATTGGCCAACCGCCAGTGTTAGATGCTTTATTGATACTGATAAGCTGTTCATGTAAAGCTGGTTGTGCCACCAAAAGATGTTCATGTGTTCGACAAGGTTTATCCTGTACAGATGGCTGCAAATGTACGAATGCttgtagcaacaagaataatCAAATCGTTGATATGGCTGACGAAGACGACGAAGATAATGAAGATGATGGTGATGATAATTCGGTAGATGGAGTTGACGAAAATAAAGATGATTCTATGGATTGACCTTCTTCATGACCTTAAAATGTGGGGATTCTGTTGTTAAACGAACTTTAATATAGATCTTGAAACCCTGACAGTTCTTTTAGTGCTATGTGTGATTTTTAATGACTGTGATGTACATTGCTTATGTTTGTGTTTGTCATTGATTCCATGTTTTTTCCTTTTCTTACCTTTGAATTTTGTTCAACTGCCTTTAGTTACTTGATGCTCtatgtttcaatgtaaaaaatataccttttttttatcaagaaaactagtatgtatgctttgtttcattcaaaatcatgaattttggatattaccctccccctttttttcttgGTCCTATAcgattgaaaattaaataaaaaatagccTCCGTATAAATGAGATATGATTAGTTCAATTTGATAAGAGAAATAGTACCGAATACTTGGTtaccttttcttttttctgtatatatgGGCTAAACAAAGATTTTGATAAACTCTTAAATAAGACCCCTTTTAAccccttttggacactttttcaaaagtctaacacctcttaaaatattcttcagACATTACTctttaaatttatacaaaaaaattgcggcaccctggggtgtaacacagaactgaaattTTACCTTACCAGCTGATGGACTATGGAGTTATTTCATGTGCTCCAGTAGGGTTATATGAACCTGAATGACATGCACAATTTACATACCTTTTATCACTGGACTAACTGTTAATTTTCCGTTGCAAATGTCGCATAAAGTTGGCGGTTCAGCAAAATGCACTAAACAATGAAATTAAGATTGTGTCAAAGTTTTGTATGTGCCAATTCTTGTTTCAGTAATTAGCATCATTAACctttttggttttaattttatAATCAATAACCCTTAAACTACTGTTTTCAATTACtttgttatctaatagttttcctctgttttagtttgtaaccaggatttgttttctcttaatcgatttatgacttttgaacaccggtatactactgttgcctttatttgctagACATCTTTATATATCAAGGCATTCGTTAATAGTGATAAAATCTGTATTGCAAATAAGACAAGTAAGATGTAGAATACAAGTCATATATAACCAATGGTTTACACTAAAAAATACCTGACtctaagtttttctgaaacaaatATGGCATAGATAAGAACAAAAAGGGTTTGTTTCCATTGAAAATTAGTAATAAAAAATATGTCCCATAAAAGACATGCCCAAACCTAATTGGAATCATGAGTTGATTAGAGCTTGTACTGGAAGGAGGAATTACGGCGATTGGCATCGTTGTATCAAGTATTACGATGGGGAAAGCAGCTGAAGTCGGGtttattgaagacccattggtggccttcggctgttgtctactcttttgtcgggctgttgtctctttgacacattccccttttctcTTCAATATCATTATCATAAATCAGTTGACTGaattttacattataaaacatTGAGTCAAAAGATCTTATTTATATAGTCCTGGCCCCCATCTCTTCAATTACAAAATACTTACCCCATTCTGATCCAAACACTACACGTATATCTCCATCACTATTAATCGCAACAAGTGGGCGTTTTTCACATCTATATTCGACGTAAGTTTCATTCAGCTTTCGTCTATTTACATGAAATAAGATAAGAGTACTTTTATTtcactgatgatttttttaagTCGGCAAATCGATAGTTACATAATTTCTCAATCGTTAGGGAGGTTGAGAATTATTACAAGataaattcaatgttttttttaattttttaaaaaactAACACATAGCTGGAGGAAATTATTGCTAACAATTAAAGCTTTTTATGAATTAATAACTCATCAAAACTACTATAGTTATCATTTGTTGCTCCCCACGTTCTTTTtgtatacataagactcatcattagAGCTTGAATGTAAACAGTACGAAGGTGAATTTAAATACAAAGACGGTGAGTTTCTACAACCAAAAACTCCGAAAGGTGTCAAATATGGTATGGGCATTCTTTACATTTGgtgaaaaatttcatttttgacacTACTTCAGATACGGAGGTATGTTTCGAGCAGGATAAAGGACGGCACATTTGATCCATCACTGAATAAGGAATAACGTCCTTCTATAAACAACTTTAATCGGATAAACGAAATCAAAATATGAGATATGATTTTCCATTATGGTtaagattttcaaaatttgattctacaatttttacacaatttagTCACTTATTTCTCTTGCattgttttaaatgttgaaagAGCACTAAAAATGACTTTTCTTCACCATATTCATTGTAATCGAGGATTGTAGACGATTATTCatccaaataaactcatcatagataccaggattaagttTTGTATTTACGCGCCAGACGGgcatttcttctacaaaagaaatatcagtgacgcttgaatcccaAAATACTATTAATCGCAACAAGTGGGCGTTTTTCacatcacatatatatatgtcactCAAAAATGATGAATGATCGgtgccttttaaaaaaaaaaagcttcatAAAGTATTTTTAAGAAGCAATTATGTTAAACCTATTACGGGGAAATTGAATACGTAATAAACTGTGtaagaaagaaataataaatcGCTCAAAAATTTAAGTACGAAGTATTGTTAATTAAAATGTGTTATCCTTACCTATACGCGAAAAAAGGTCCTGATCTAGCATAGCACTCCCATATTTCCTGTTTAGGTGTGTTTTGATTTGTGATCGTAAATGTCAGAATCGATGGATCTTCACTTCCATACTCTCCGATAACCGACCCTGACTCGAAAATTCCTCCAATAATTGGACTAAATGATTTCCCCTGCAAACTACATGGGAATGCACACTGACCACTAAACCCAAACGTCATCTGGAAGTATGACaatcctgtaaaaataaaatcagcaTTTCTTACATATACGCTGCCTGATCAATCCGAAAAAGTAATTAACTAATCTAAATGTGATTTAAACAGACACAACTTCTCTTGTCTCCCTTTTCCCTTCATCCTGGTTTAATGAGCGCAGCAAAAAGTAAGAATTTCTTTTtgataatttagattttttttattatacgaagacacaataaactcatcatagaaaccaggattgaaattttataattgcGTAacacgcacgtttcgtctacaaaagacacacCAGTGACGCGCGAAtcacaaaatgttaaaaagggaaaataaattacttcgttgaagagcattgaggaccaaaagttcctaaaATGTTTCCAAATATAGTTAAGGTAATCCattcctaaggtagaaaagctCGACTGTAGTTCCTgaacatgtttaaatttttaccatagtagaacatttttaaatagaggaaataatttatacaaataaGTATTATCTAACAATTCATTAACTTGACAAATTACTATATTGCTTAATATCCAGTAGACAGTATTCAAtgcatatgaaaataaaaagatgtggtttgattgcaaatgagataacTCTGTACAAATGACCAAATgacaagaaaagaaaattaatgtACTGAAATATTTTAACAGCTCTCTCCAAAGCAAAAAACTCTACCATAAAATATAAGTCCTACACTTCAGGCACGAGTATATTCTACACAGCATAAACACTAAATAACTGCCAAAAAGAATTAGAAGCAGTTGCTTCCACTACATGTATGGTGGTACGCCACTATCATGGTACCCCATTGcattttttaatcaataaaaatCCCAATTTTGTCGTTAAGATCATGTTTGATATCTTGAATGTCATGTTTGGTATTCGGAAGGTTTGTCATGTCGTTTTAAttggcatgaaatatttgccagttGGCGTTAGACAGACTCTTAATTATCCTATTGAAACCAAAGTATCAATCTTAATGCTTCCAATATGTTAACTATTCACTATGACCTTACTTGTTCAATATATTTGGAAAATAAACGATCTATATACAGTCGAGACGCTATAACAAAGAGTaatctttgaaaacaaaatagatatTTCCATATAAATACTAGGAGATATCgcatgattgccaacgagacaactgtccaacaaagttcaaatgaagtggatgtaagtatTTATAGGTAACTATATTGCACAATGAAAGCTCATACCGCACAATCGGCTATTAAAAACCACGTGCAGTTCCTTAATGAAGGAAATTAATCGATTGGATTTTTCTAAGTATCCAATGGTTAATttgtcatgcatgttcatgacgaGAAAAAACTAACAATATATGTTAGAAGCAAAAGCCGCAAAATCAGAAATGTTCGACTCCCATTATATAATGAAGTAATTTTGGAAATCCCTGAAAAACGTTTATCTAGCACAAGATCACCTTGGGCTCGACCAAAGAGTTGTCGCAACTGCGATAAGCTGAACtgaagaattgattttttttcctttttgagAACAAAACAGGCCTACAACAGTCCCTTTTCCAAATTAACTAAAACATCTGGAGTTTTAATTAAAAAGAGTATGATTTGAAGAAATAACTATTTTCAGTTTAATTACATACTACGAGGCGGCATAACAACAattgcattattttaaaatgCAAACCCTTTCTTAACTGTACTCTATATTGAGTTTCATATTTTATGTATTcctatcaccagcccagtagtcagcacttctgtgttgacttgagttatcattgatgtttataataataaattaactgttaacaaaactttgaatttttgaaatactaagacttttcttcctcaggaatagaATACCTTACCTGACTTTGCCAAACCTTTTAGAAATTTGTGGTCATCAAATCTTTAGTTTTGCCAAACCTAACATATGTTGCATCAAACACTATTATTCCTAAGGAAATGTTGCAagactttaaaactttaatatacaattttatttggaAAGGCAAAAGAGATAGAATAAAAAGATCAACACTATCAAATGATTTTCAGGAAGGTGGTCTTAAGATGAAAGACATTGA includes:
- the LOC139525204 gene encoding uncharacterized protein, with translation MMLRLFFLLQGLSYFQMTFGFSGQCAFPCSLQGKSFSPIIGGIFESGSVIGEYGSEDPSILTFTITNQNTPKQEIWECYARSGPFFAYRRKLNETYVEYRCEKRPLVAINSDGDIRVVFGSEWVHFAEPPTLCDICNGKLTVSPVIKEVSTSCGEVKLPDVGCNIPNVCRIQDPQRQTRCEQCEPYEVDDGLCCDM